One Panthera leo isolate Ple1 chromosome B1, P.leo_Ple1_pat1.1, whole genome shotgun sequence DNA window includes the following coding sequences:
- the GK2 gene encoding glycerol kinase 2, whose protein sequence is MAAPKKAAVGPLVGAVVQGTNSTRFLVFNSKTADLLGCHQVELTQEFPKEGWVEQDPKEILQSVYECIERTCEKLDKLNIDISNIKAIGVSNQRETTVIWDKLTGEPLYNAVVWLDLRTQSTVENLRKKIPENNNFVTSKTGLPLSTYFSAVKLRWILDNVRKVQKAVEEGRALFGTIDSWLIWSLTGGVYGGVHCTDVTNASRTMLFNIHSLEWDKELCDFFEIPMDILPNVWSSSEIYGLMKAGTLERVPISGCLGDQSAALVGQMCFQEGQAKNTYGTGCFLLCNTGHKCVFSEHGLLTTVAYQLGRDKPACYALEGSVAIAGAVIRWLRDNIGIINTSEEIEVLARDIGTSYGCYFVPAFSGLYAPYWEPTARGIICGLTQFINKSHIAFAALESVCFQTREILDAMNHDCGIPLRHLQVDGKMTNNKVLMQLQADILHIPVIKPPMPETTALGAAMAAGAAEGVGVWSLKPEDLSVVIMEKFEPQIKATECEIRYSTWKKAVMKSMGWVTTQTPESSDPTIFSSLPLGFFIVSSMVMLIGARYISGIP, encoded by the coding sequence ATGGCAGCCCCGAAGAAAGCAGCTGTGGGGCCTTTGGTGGGGGCAGTGGTGCAGGGAACTAATTCCACTCGCTTTCTGGTTTTCAATTCAAAAACAGCGGATCTACTTGGTTGCCATCAAGTGGAATTAACACAAGAGTTCCCAAAAGAAGGATGGGTAGAACAAGACCCTAAGGAAATCCTTCAGTCTGTCTATGAGTGTATAGAGAGAACATGTGAGAAACTTGATAAACTGAACATTGATATATCCAACATAAAAGCTATTGGCGTCAGCAATCAGAGGGAAACCACAGTAATCTGGGACAAGTTAACTGGAGAGCCGCTCTACAATGCTGTGGTGTGGCTTGATCTAAGAACCCAGTCTACTGTTGAAAATCTTaggaagaaaattccagaaaataataACTTTGTCACGTCCAAGACAGGCCTTCCACTTAGCACTTACTTCAGTGCAGTGAAACTTCGTTGGATTCTTGACAATGTGAGAAAAGTTCAAAAGGCTGTTGAAGAAGGTAGAGCTCTTTTTGGTACCATTGATTCATGGCTTATCTGGAGTTTGACAGGAGGAGTATATGGTGGTGTCCATTGTACAGATGTAACAAATGCAAGTAGGACAATGCTTTTCAACATCCATTCTTTAGAATGGGATAAAGAGCTTTGTGACTTTTTTGAAATTCCAATGGACATTCTTCCAAATGTATGGAGTTCTTCTGAGATCTATGGCCTAATGAAAGCTGGGACCTTGGAAAGGGTGCCAATATCTGGGTGCTTGGGGGACCAGTCTGCTGCATTGGTAGGACAAATGTGCTTCCAAGAAGGACAAGCCAAAAACACGTATGGAACAGGCTGTTTCTTACTGTGTAATACCGGTCATAAGTGTGTGTTTTCTGAACATGGCCTTCTGACCACAGTGGCTTATCAACTAGGCAGAGACAAGCCAGCATGTTATGCACTGGAAGGTTCTGTTGCTATAGCTGGCGCTGTTATTCGCTGGTTAAGAGACAATATTGGAATTATAAACACCTCAGAAGAAATTGAAGTACTTGCTCGAGACATAGGTACCTCTTATGGCTGTTACTTTGTCCCAGCCTTTTCAGGGTTATATGCACCTTATTGGGAGCCCACTGCAAGAGGAATAATCTGTGGTCTCACTCAGTTTATCAATAAAAGTCATATTGCTTTTGCTGCACTAGAATCTGTTTGTTTCCAAACCCGAGAGATTTTGGATGCCATGAACCATGACTGTGGAATTCCCCTCCGTCATTTGCAGGTAGATGGAAAAATGACCAACAATAAAGTTCTTATGCAACTACAAGCAGACATTCTGCATATTCCAGTAATAAAGCCCCCTATGCCTGAAACAACCGCACTGGGAGCTGCCATGGCAGCAGGAGCTGCAGAAGGGGTGGGCGTTTGGAGTCTTAAACCCGAGGATTTGTCAGTTGTCATTATGGAAAAGTTTGAACCACAGATCAAGGCCACAGAATGTGAAATTCGTTATTCTACATGGAAGAAAGCTGTGATGAAGTCAATGGGTTGGGTTACAACTCAGACTCCTGAAAGTAGTGATCCTACTATCTTCTCTAGTTTGCCCTTGGGCTTTTTTATAGTGAGTAGCATGGTAATGCTAATTGGAGCAAGATACATCTCAGGTATACCATAA